CGATAGGGTTAAAGTCGTAGCGCATGTGACTGTCCTAAAAAACCAAGCTCAAATCACTGTGCAAGATAGCCATCTCCCAGTAGGGGGTAAATGGACCACGAAAGATAATTTCATCCAGGCAACTAACCGTGATGGAAAAGAAATCGCTTTTGAGGATGTACAAACAAGTGGCACCGTCCAACCAAACAAAGCAGGGAAATACCAGGTCACATACACCATCGATCCAAATGAAGGTACCGCAGATGCAGGCCAAAGCCAATTATCCGTCACGGCTACCATTCAAGTCGAAGACCCAAACAAGCCAAGTAGCCCTTCCGGAGGTGGGACGACCCCTTCAGGCAACAGCAACCATCAACACACCACTAACTACGAAGCCACCAAACCGCTACCCAAAACAGGGAATCAAACCGACCCTTGGCTAGTCTGGACAGGCCTTGGCTTACTCAGCTTTAGTCTTCTTCTATGGCTATTTAACCGCAGAAGACGTAGCTTTAAATAGTTAAAAGAAAAAAGATAAGGCGGCCCATAAGGGTATGCCTTATCTTTTTTTGCATCTCTACTCTTCCATTTTAAAGTATCTAAAAAGACGTTTTACAAAAGGCTAAACGGCGTAACAATCATAATTGTTGCTAAAAATAAGTCCTGTCACTGACCTAAAAGACACAAAAAGTTCACAATATAAACATTTTTTGCTCAAGAAACGTATAAATTTCATGGTTTTTAATGTATACTCACACTAAATTAATTGATTTGTAGTTCGATAAATTAGCAAAGGATGAGTTAGGTTATGAAGGGGCGCACTAAAATAAGAAGTAATTTTAAGAGAATAAGTTTGATTTTTCTTAGTATGATTTTGCTTGTGAATGTGATATTTCAAACAAATTTTGTGAAAGCAGCAACTAATTATGGTTCCGAGCTTTTAAAAACAGTGGAGTTACAAGATGCAGATGGTAACCCGAAAACAGATTTTGGTTACTATGAAAGTGTTCAAATCCACTATACTTGGGAGATTCCAAATGCAGCAGTTGTGAAGGCTGGGGATACAATGGAATTTACGTTACCTGAACAATTGAAGATAGTAACAGATTTAAATTTCGTTTTAAAAGATGATGAAGGAAACATAGTAGGAAATGTGGTTGCGACGAAGGCAACAGGAAGAGTAGTAGTTACCTTTACAGATTATGTGGAGAAAAAGTCGAATATTAAAGGTGATCTCAATTTCTGGAGTAACTGGGATAAAACTATTATAAATGGTAGTGAACATGTCACTGTAGAATTTCCGGTAGATGGGGATTATGTGACTATTCCTATCGATATTGGTCCTAAAAATCAAATTAATCCAAATGAGACTTTATATAAATATGGTTGGGCAGATGAAAAAAATCCAGCACTTATCAATTGGGTTGTTCGCTTAAATTATGCGAAACTAAGTATTGATAATGCGGTATATGAAGATTTTATCGGACCAAATCAAACACTTGATTTTAGTTCTGTAAAAGCCTATCATGGAACGTTTGATGCGGACGATAATTTTACAAAAGGGATCCAAGTACCAGCATCGGCTATTACGCAGACGAGTGAGGGCTTCAAAATCGCATTTGGAGATTTAACGGATTCAGTGAAAATTTCCTATTATACAATTGCAACTGACGGTGGTGTATCGTCCAATTACGCCAATAAAGGGATACTTTCAGGCGATAATTATGTTCCAAAAACAATTGAAGTTTTAACACCAACATCTGGTGGTGGCGGAACTGGTGAAGGCACAACTGGCTCCGTGGAATTAACGAAAACAGACAATACAGCACAAAAAAAACCACTAGAAAATGCCGAGTTTAAATTAGTGAATTCAGCTGGAACTACGATAAAAGAAGGAATTAAGACCGGTGCGGATGGAAAACTTACGATTGCGGATTTGAAGTTTGATGCGTATAAATTAATCGAAACCAAAGCACCAGTGGGTTATGAGTTAGATGCAAGCCCGGTAGAATTTACAATTGACGAAGCACATCAGGCATTATTCGTATCTAAAGAAAATACCCCGATTACAGGTTCTGTGACACTTGAGAAACTAGACAGTGAAACAAAAGCAAAACTGGCTGGCGCGGAATTTGAATTGCAAGATGCGCAAGGCAGCACGTTACAGACTAGTTTAGAAACGAACGCGGCTGGAACACTAACTATTTCAGACTTAACGCTAGGGGATTATCAGTTAGTAGAAACAAAAGCGCCAATCGGTTATGAGCTAGATGCAAGTCCGGTAAAATTCACGATTGACGAAACGCATAAAACTCTGAACGTATCCAAAGAAAATACGCCAATCAAAGGTTCTGTGACACTTGAGAAACTAGACAGTGAAACAAAAGTAAAGCTGGCTGGCGCGGAATTTGAACTACAAGACGCGCAAGGAGCTACTTTGCAAGCTAGTCTCGAAACAAACGAAGAAGGAATCTTAACTATTGTGGATTTAGCACTTGGAGAGTATCAGCTAGTAGAAACAAAAGCTCCAATTGGTTATTTGTTAGATGCAACACCAGTGAAATTTGCAATCACAGAAGAAACAGCGAACCTCCGTTTACTTGTAACAAAAGAGAACACTAAAATACCAGAAACACCAATTATTCCAAAAATACCCAAAGAACCATTAAAACCAGCAGTCCCTAGTAACCCTAAAACACCAATAGAACCACTAAAACCAGAAATACCAGGTACCCCAGAAACCCCCGATGAAATTGTAAGTGCAGATAGTTTATCAGCTATATTACCAAAAACAGGAGATTCCCCTCTTGTTAGCGGATTAGGATTGCTATTAGTTGCGATTTCAGCAAGCGGGTTAATCTTCTTATTTAGAGAAAAATAATAAAAATGGAACATAAGGCGAGAGGATAATTCGCTTTATGTTCCATTTTTTATTTGGTTCTAGTTTTATCTTGTAAAACAGCTTTTAAAGAATGATAGGCTGGAATTGATAAGTTTAAATCCACACGATTAATTTGTTGGGCCATTTTTGGTTGGATACCGGAAATGAATGCTTCAACTCCAAGAAGCTTGAGTACCGTCACTAAGTTATTAAGCATTTCTCCAAGGGCATCATCAAAGTAAGATATACCCGATAAATCAATGCAAAGTTGTTCTACACCGAGTTTGACACATTTATTAGCTGTAATCTCGGAAATTTTTTCAGCTCTTTCTCGGTCGACGCGTCCCATAAGAGGAAGGATGGCTAAATTGTCAGTAATCGAAATGACGGGTGTGCTAATTTCTTCTATTAAGCGGTGTTGTGATTCTAAATGTTGAACAATATCACGGTAATACATTGCTGAGAAAGCTTCATTGATTCGGTCGAAACCGTGGTTAACCATTGCCATACTGGAAGAAAAATCACATTTGGTTACTTCATCATTTTCAATGCAAAAATCAGAAACAGCAGATAAAAATTCGCGGCGAAGTTTGTCCAGTGTGGTGATTACTTCTGGAAGTGGCACTTCATTTTCCATGCGTCGGGCGTACATGTTATCAAGCCATTTATCAAGCTTAGCAAAAAAAGCTTTTTTACCAGCAAAATAGGAAATGATTAGGTCGGCTGTTTGTTCGCTATCAGCGCGTAGTTCATCTTTATAGCGAGGAGAATAAACAAAGCTCGTGTAGGTGTTTTCATTTTCATAGATTTTGGATAGCCAATTAGTTATAATTTCTTCGGTATGTGCCCTTAAATAAAGTTCCATACTTCCATTTGATTCATTCATACCAGACAGCCCCCTTTAAGTCTAAGTATAGAAACTACTTCTCCTTTATTCTATGCTCAAAAGGGTCTACTGTCCATTTAAATTTTGGAAAAAAAGCTAATTTATTCAAATTGTAATATTATTTAATAAATTAGTCGTTATTTTTTTGTTAAAATTCCGAAGCTATTTGGGGCTTGTCATGGTATAATATTACAATATGGATAGAAAGGAAGTTTTTTGTGGGATTACAGGATGAACTTACAGTGATGCAACCAGTGGTCATGGAGATTTTTTCAAAAAGTGTCCGCGAAAATCGGTTATCGCATGGTTATTTATTAGAAGGAGCAAGTGGCACAGGAAAAAAACGTACGTCACTTTGGTTAGCTCAAAGTCTTTTTTGTTTAGAGCCTACTGAAACAGAACTTGCGTGCGGGGAATGTGCGAATTGTACTAGAATAGCCAGTCATAATCATCCGGATGTTCATTTACTAGAGCCAGATGGTGCTAGTATCAAAATCGATCAAGTCCGTGCGTTAAAGCAAGATCTAAGTAAACGCGGGATGGAATCTGATCGAAAAGTCGTTATCATTTACGATGCAGAAAAAATGACTGTTCAATCGGCCAATAGTCTGCTGAAATTTATAGAAGAACCAGAGGGCGGTTTGTTATTATTGTTTTTAACAACAAACCCGGGACAAATCTTGCCAACTATTCAATCAAGGTTACAACCAGTGACATTTAAATCACTAACATTTGATAGCCTTGTAGCTTCTTTAACACGCATTGGTATTTCCGAACAAAAAGCACGGATTTATGCTAGTATTACAGGGAGTACAGAGCGGGCAAAGAATTTTGAAGAAGATGAGTGGTTTGGAGAAGCAAGAAGTGCGGTAGTCAAATTATATGAAGGATTGCATCATCAAGGAACTAGTCCGTTAATTATCATCCAAGAATCATGGATGCCGCTTTTTAAAGAGAAAGATAAGATGGCACTCGGTCTTGAGTTGTTATTACTACTATACCGAGACAGACTGCACCTTACACTTGATGGAAACTACGAACCAATTTGCACAGCGCAAAAAGAAATGCTCGCGCAAGATGCTTTGCGCAAATCGTTGTCTGAAACCACAGGGGAAATCGAGAAGATTCTCGCTGCGAAATCAAAGCTAGCTTCCAATATGAATGTGCAACTTCTAATGGAACAACTAGTTCTTGAAATTCAAGGGAGGTAATCGCTATGCTTAAAATTGTAGGCGTCCGTTTTAAAGACGTTGGTAAAATATATTATTTTTCACCTGGAGAACTGGAAATCACAGAAAACCAAGGTGTTATTGTGGAAAATGCACAGGGAATTGAATTTGGGAAAACCGTCATCGAGCCGCGTTATGTGGACGAAGAAGACGTTGTATTACCTTTAAAGAAAGTGCTTCGAGTAGCGACAGAGGCAGATTATAAGTGTGTAGCTGAAAATGGCGATTCTTGTCAGAAAGCCTTTTTATTATGTGACGAAAAAATTCGCGAGCGTGAACTAGAAATGAGCTTGGTGGATGTTGATTACACTTTTGACCGTAATAAAATTATTTTTTACTTTACCGCAGAAGGACGCGTGGATTTTCGGGAGCTTGTGAAAGATTTAGCTTCTGTTTTTCGGACACGTATTGAGCTTCGACAAATTGGAGTTCGTGATGAAGCGAAGTTACTTGGTGGAATCGGTCCATGTGGTCGAATGCTTTGCTGTTCGACGTTCCTTGGTGATTTCGAACCAGTATCCATCAAAATGGCGAAAGACCAAAATTTGTCCCTTAATCCAACAAAAATTTCGGGATTATGTGGACGTTTAATGTGCTGCTTGAAGTACGAAAACGATGAATATGAGCAAGCTAAACGTGAAATGCCAGATGTTGGTGTGAAAGTGAAAACTCCAGAAGGCGCAGAAGCACGTGTTTCGGGAATCAACTTACTTTCTAGAATCTTACAAGTAAGTTTGCCCGAAGAAGAGACGGTTATAGAATACGAATTGGATGAATTACGTCCATTTAACGATTTTCTAAAACAACCGGCAAAGTCTTGAGGTGAAAAAATTGGATAAAAAAGCTATTTTTGACTCAGTCAGTAATATGGAGGAGCAAATTGGCGAATTGTATCAGCAACTTGGAGATCTAAAGACAAACTTAGGTGAAATGTTGGAAGAAAATAACCGGTTAAATCTTGAGAATGAGCATTTGCGACGTAGGCTTTCTTTGACAGATGAAGTATCTTCTGAAAAAAAAGAAGAGGCGGTTCATGGAGTAATGGCGCCGAATCGTAAAGAAGCAATGCAACAAATGATTGAACTCGGGGAAGGTTATGATAATCTTGTCCAACTATACAGAGAAGGATTTCATGTCTGCAATGTGCATTTCGGCAGTCCGCGCGGCAATGATGAAGATTGTTTATTTTGCCTGTCCTTACTAAATAAAAAATAATAAGACGGGCCTTTCTCGAATTGGAGAAGGGCTTTTTGCTAGAGAAGGTGGATTATTTGGAAAAACTCAAATTAATAGGTGATGAAAGACTAGATTACCTGCTCGCAGAAAATTTGCGAATTATTCAAAGTCCGTCTGTCTTTTCTTTTTCAATCGATGCGGTTCTCTTGGCGAAATTCAGCTATTTACCAATTCGTAAAGGGAAAATAATTGATTTATGTAGTGGAAATGGGATTATTCCGTTGTTACTAAGCACCCGGACAGAAGCGCAAATCATCGGCGTAGAAATTCAGCCACGCCTTGCTGATATGGCGAAACGAAGCGTAGTTTACAATGAGCTCGAAAGTCAGATTGAGATGATGGAATATGATTTGAAAAAAATTACCGAAATCATTCCCAAAGAACGTGCCGATATTGTCACTTGTAATCCGCCATATTTTGCAGGCCCAGCGACAAGTTTGAAAAATGAAAATGAACATTACCGAATTGCCCGCCATGAAGTCATGTGTACGTTAGAAGACACGATTCGCGTTGCTTCAAACCTTTTAAAACAAGGTGGAAAGGCCAATTTTGTTCATCGTCCCGAACGTCTGCTTGATATTCTTGATTTAATGAGAAAGTACCGTTTAGAGCCAAAACGGATTCAAATGGTGCATCCGCGTTTGGACCGAGAAGCAAATACCGTGCTTGTCGAAGGAATTAAAGATGGTAAACCCGGCGTGAAATATATCCCACCAGTTATCGTCTATGATGAAACCGGCGAATATACCCCAGTAATAAAGGAGATTTTATATGGCGAAAGCGAGTGAACATTTCTTTTATGTGCTAAAATGTAGTGATAATTCTTATTATGGTGGTTATACGACAGATGTTGCGCGCCGAGAAGCGGAACATAATGCTGGAATCAGATGTAAATATACCAAAACACGGCGCCCAGTAAAAGTGATCCATTTTGAAAAATTTGCAACGAGAAGCGAGGCGACAAAAGCAGAAGCAGCTTTTAAAAAATTGTCTCGCAAAAATAAAGATGCCTATTTAGAGCGAGAGGAGGAGAATGAATGATTAAAAGTCAAAAAAGTTTCAGCGGGGTTAGGGCGGGAGCGCTCTATTTAGTGCCAACGCCAATTGGAAACCTAGAGGATATGACTTTTCGCGCGATTAACATGTTAAAAGAAGCTGATATTATCGCCGCGGAAGATACTAGAAATACCGTGAAGCTTTTAAACCATTTTGAAATTATGACCCGAATGACAAGTTATCATCAGTTCACGAAAGAAAATAAAGAGGAAAATATTATTGAGCGGATGTTGAGCGGAGAGGTTGTTGCGCTTGTAAGCGACGCGGGAATGCCTTCGATTTCTGATCCGGGCTATGAACTCGTCCAAAGTGCGCTAAATGCGGATATTCCAGTCATTCCACTTCCTGGAGCGAACGCGGCTTTGACAGCATTAATCGCCTCAGGTCTGGCGCCTCAACCGTTTTATTTTTACGGCTTTTTACCACGCCAAAACAAGGAACGCACACAAGCAATCGAAAAACTCGCAGCTCGCGAAGAAACATGGATTTTATATGAATCGCCACACCGTTTGAAAGAAACGTTAAAAGCTATCAGTAAAATTACCGGAAATGACCGTAAAATTGTTTTATGCCGCGAATTAACAAAACGATTTGAAGAATTTTTGCGTGGTACAGTAGAAGAAGCGCTCAACTGGGCGACAGATGAAGAAGTACGCGGCGAATTTTGTATTATAATAGAAGGAAACGACAATCCGCCACTTGTAGAAGAAACACTTTGGTGGCAAGAATTAGATATTAAAACCCACGTCAGCATGGTAATGGAACAAGAAAATGGTAGTTCTAAAGATGCGATTAAAACTGTCATGAAAGCGAGAAATTTACCAAAGCGCGAAGTATATGCGGCTTATCATGAAATAAAATAAACTCATGCGCGAAGTCCTGCAAACCAGGACAACCGCGCATGAGTTTTACAACGAATCACCAAACCGTCGTTTAATCTCTTCCATCAACTCTGCGGCGCCTTCTTTACTGAGCGTCAATTTGCCATCCACAAATTTTTTATTATCGACAGAAAACTCTCCAGTAACATCACACACCAATCCAGCAGAATATTTCTTTAAAATAATTGCTTCATCATCAATAAAGATTTCTAGTGGGTCTTTTACATTTAAATTCATGGTGCGTCTGATTTCAATCGGAATCACAACGCGGCCAAGCTCATCGATTTTTCTTACCATTCCAGTTGATTTCATTTTCTCACCTTCCCCGTAATTTTCATTCATTTTAACAGATTATCGCTAGAATAGGAATGATTTAGGGATAGAACGGGTATAGACCACAAGTAGAGAAAAATTAGGGGGAAAACATATGAATATAGTTATTGCATTAATTCCAGCAGTTATGTGGGGGATTATGCCACTAGTTGTTTCAAAAATTGGCGGAAAACCACGGCAACAAATTATCGGAACAACTTTTGGCGCATTGCTTTTCGCAATCGGCGTTTTTATTTTTACAAATCCAGAATACACAACAACGATTTTAATTGCTAGTTTTGTTTCGGGGGCATTTTGGAGTTTAGGTCAGATGAATCAATTCCGTGCCTTCACCCAAGTTGGTGTATCAAAAACAATGCCGCTTTCGACGGGGATGCAATTAGTTGGAACATCACTTTTTGGGGTTTTTGCTTTTCATGAGTGGGGCACAACATCGAAATTAGTTATTGGATTTTCAGCATTAGCACTTATTATTTTTGGGATATTTTTAACAAGTTATCAACAACATAAAGATGAAAATTCCGGACAAAATATGAAAAAAGGACTTATTACTCTAGTTATTTCATCCGTTGGTTATGTTGGATATGTTGTGATTACGCAATGGTTTAATATTAGTGGTTGGGACGCAATTTTACCGCAAGCAGTGGGGATGGTTGTCGCTGGGCTATTATTTTCCATTAAATCATCTGAAAAACGGTTTACAAAGCAAACTTGGCTAAATATGATTCCGGGTGTTATGTGGGCTACCGGTAACTTAGCGCTATTATTCTCTAATAAATTAGTCGGAATCGCAACTGGATTTTCGCTTTCTCAAATGGGCGTGGTTATTTCGACCATTGGGGGCATTCTTTTCCTAGGTGAGAAAAAGACGAAGAAAGAGTTGGTTCTTGTTATTATCGGTGTTATTTTAGTAATTATCGGTGGAACAATGATTGGAATTGCCAAAAGTTAATTTTAGTATAAAACTAAGTGCGGGAAACTTTCCCGTACTTTTTTAGTGCTCTCTTTTTCATAAACAACGCTTGTACCCTCTATCTTCTTCTTGTTATTTCCGCTATAATAAAGTAATTGAAAACCATCATAAAAGCCAACAAGGAGGATAACGATTTGAATATAATGATTGCGCTGATTCCTGCGTTACTTTGGGGAACAGTACCGCTACTTATTACTAAGTTCGGCGGTTCAACAAGGCAACAAACAATGGGAATGACACTTGGGGCGTTAATTTTTGCAGTAATCGTTTTTTTCTTTACAGACCCGGTTTATACACTCAAAACAGTCGGCATTAGTTTTTTGACAGGGTGTTTATGGAGCGTTGGACAGATGTTTCAATTACGTGCTTTTAAAATAATTGGTGTATCGAAAGCGATGCCGATTTCGACAGGGATGCAGTTAGTTGGAACGACGCTTTGTGGTGTTATTTTATTTCATGAATGGGATACAACATTACGAATTATACTTGGTTTTATTGCTCTAACACTTATTGTAGGCGGAATATTCCTTACTTCTTACGCAGAAAAAGAAGAAGATGGATCAAATGCATTAAAACAAGGCTTAATGACTTTATTGATTTCATCAGCGGGTTATGTGGGGCTAGTTGTGCTCATTCAAGGCTTTAAAATTGATGGCATTAATGCGATTTTACCACAAGCAATTGGGATGGTTTTAAGTGCGCTAATTATGACAAGTAGCGGCGGAACTGAAAAACGAATCAATAAACGGACACTGCTGTTAGTTATTCCAGGGATCATTTGGGCGGCAGGTAATGTTGCGATGGTACATGCTAATCAACTTGTGGGAGTGGCAACTGGCTTTTCGCTCTCACAATTAGGGGTGGTAATTTCAACTATTGGTGGTATTGTACTACTAAAAGAAAAGAAAACAAGAAAAGAAATGATATATGTCATTGTAGGCGTTGTTTTGGTTGTTCTTGGCGGAATCTTAATCGGTGTAGCAAAAGGGTTTAATTAATTATTTTGTTTAGCAAGAAAAATGATATAATGATACTAATTGTTTTATTTTTAAGGAGGGAATTGTGTTGCCTGAAGAGAAAAATACTTTTTACATTACAACACCAATCTATTATCCAAGCGGAAAAGCGCACATCGGACATGCTTATACGACAGTTGCGGGGGACGCAATGGCTCGCTACAAACGCTTAAAAGGATATGATGTGTTTTACTTAACTGGAACGGATGAACATGGTCAAAAAATTCAAGCAAAAGCAAAAGAACGCGGTATTTCTGAACAAGAATATGTGGATGAGATTGCAGAAGGCTTCCAGGAACTTTGGAAAAAACTAGAAATTTCCAACACAGACTTTATTCGTA
The nucleotide sequence above comes from Listeria ivanovii subsp. londoniensis. Encoded proteins:
- the yabA gene encoding DNA replication initiation control protein YabA yields the protein MDKKAIFDSVSNMEEQIGELYQQLGDLKTNLGEMLEENNRLNLENEHLRRRLSLTDEVSSEKKEEAVHGVMAPNRKEAMQQMIELGEGYDNLVQLYREGFHVCNVHFGSPRGNDEDCLFCLSLLNKK
- a CDS encoding GRP family sugar transporter; protein product: MNIMIALIPALLWGTVPLLITKFGGSTRQQTMGMTLGALIFAVIVFFFTDPVYTLKTVGISFLTGCLWSVGQMFQLRAFKIIGVSKAMPISTGMQLVGTTLCGVILFHEWDTTLRIILGFIALTLIVGGIFLTSYAEKEEDGSNALKQGLMTLLISSAGYVGLVVLIQGFKIDGINAILPQAIGMVLSALIMTSSGGTEKRINKRTLLLVIPGIIWAAGNVAMVHANQLVGVATGFSLSQLGVVISTIGGIVLLKEKKTRKEMIYVIVGVVLVVLGGILIGVAKGFN
- a CDS encoding tRNA1(Val) (adenine(37)-N6)-methyltransferase; the encoded protein is MEKLKLIGDERLDYLLAENLRIIQSPSVFSFSIDAVLLAKFSYLPIRKGKIIDLCSGNGIIPLLLSTRTEAQIIGVEIQPRLADMAKRSVVYNELESQIEMMEYDLKKITEIIPKERADIVTCNPPYFAGPATSLKNENEHYRIARHEVMCTLEDTIRVASNLLKQGGKANFVHRPERLLDILDLMRKYRLEPKRIQMVHPRLDREANTVLVEGIKDGKPGVKYIPPVIVYDETGEYTPVIKEILYGESE
- a CDS encoding AbrB/MazE/SpoVT family DNA-binding domain-containing protein, with translation MKSTGMVRKIDELGRVVIPIEIRRTMNLNVKDPLEIFIDDEAIILKKYSAGLVCDVTGEFSVDNKKFVDGKLTLSKEGAAELMEEIKRRFGDSL
- a CDS encoding STAS domain-containing protein, translating into MNESNGSMELYLRAHTEEIITNWLSKIYENENTYTSFVYSPRYKDELRADSEQTADLIISYFAGKKAFFAKLDKWLDNMYARRMENEVPLPEVITTLDKLRREFLSAVSDFCIENDEVTKCDFSSSMAMVNHGFDRINEAFSAMYYRDIVQHLESQHRLIEEISTPVISITDNLAILPLMGRVDRERAEKISEITANKCVKLGVEQLCIDLSGISYFDDALGEMLNNLVTVLKLLGVEAFISGIQPKMAQQINRVDLNLSIPAYHSLKAVLQDKTRTK
- a CDS encoding GRP family sugar transporter, coding for MNIVIALIPAVMWGIMPLVVSKIGGKPRQQIIGTTFGALLFAIGVFIFTNPEYTTTILIASFVSGAFWSLGQMNQFRAFTQVGVSKTMPLSTGMQLVGTSLFGVFAFHEWGTTSKLVIGFSALALIIFGIFLTSYQQHKDENSGQNMKKGLITLVISSVGYVGYVVITQWFNISGWDAILPQAVGMVVAGLLFSIKSSEKRFTKQTWLNMIPGVMWATGNLALLFSNKLVGIATGFSLSQMGVVISTIGGILFLGEKKTKKELVLVIIGVILVIIGGTMIGIAKS
- a CDS encoding SpaA isopeptide-forming pilin-related protein codes for the protein MKGRTKIRSNFKRISLIFLSMILLVNVIFQTNFVKAATNYGSELLKTVELQDADGNPKTDFGYYESVQIHYTWEIPNAAVVKAGDTMEFTLPEQLKIVTDLNFVLKDDEGNIVGNVVATKATGRVVVTFTDYVEKKSNIKGDLNFWSNWDKTIINGSEHVTVEFPVDGDYVTIPIDIGPKNQINPNETLYKYGWADEKNPALINWVVRLNYAKLSIDNAVYEDFIGPNQTLDFSSVKAYHGTFDADDNFTKGIQVPASAITQTSEGFKIAFGDLTDSVKISYYTIATDGGVSSNYANKGILSGDNYVPKTIEVLTPTSGGGGTGEGTTGSVELTKTDNTAQKKPLENAEFKLVNSAGTTIKEGIKTGADGKLTIADLKFDAYKLIETKAPVGYELDASPVEFTIDEAHQALFVSKENTPITGSVTLEKLDSETKAKLAGAEFELQDAQGSTLQTSLETNAAGTLTISDLTLGDYQLVETKAPIGYELDASPVKFTIDETHKTLNVSKENTPIKGSVTLEKLDSETKVKLAGAEFELQDAQGATLQASLETNEEGILTIVDLALGEYQLVETKAPIGYLLDATPVKFAITEETANLRLLVTKENTKIPETPIIPKIPKEPLKPAVPSNPKTPIEPLKPEIPGTPETPDEIVSADSLSAILPKTGDSPLVSGLGLLLVAISASGLIFLFREK
- the holB gene encoding DNA polymerase III subunit delta', which gives rise to MGLQDELTVMQPVVMEIFSKSVRENRLSHGYLLEGASGTGKKRTSLWLAQSLFCLEPTETELACGECANCTRIASHNHPDVHLLEPDGASIKIDQVRALKQDLSKRGMESDRKVVIIYDAEKMTVQSANSLLKFIEEPEGGLLLLFLTTNPGQILPTIQSRLQPVTFKSLTFDSLVASLTRIGISEQKARIYASITGSTERAKNFEEDEWFGEARSAVVKLYEGLHHQGTSPLIIIQESWMPLFKEKDKMALGLELLLLLYRDRLHLTLDGNYEPICTAQKEMLAQDALRKSLSETTGEIEKILAAKSKLASNMNVQLLMEQLVLEIQGR
- a CDS encoding stage 0 sporulation family protein; translated protein: MLKIVGVRFKDVGKIYYFSPGELEITENQGVIVENAQGIEFGKTVIEPRYVDEEDVVLPLKKVLRVATEADYKCVAENGDSCQKAFLLCDEKIRERELEMSLVDVDYTFDRNKIIFYFTAEGRVDFRELVKDLASVFRTRIELRQIGVRDEAKLLGGIGPCGRMLCCSTFLGDFEPVSIKMAKDQNLSLNPTKISGLCGRLMCCLKYENDEYEQAKREMPDVGVKVKTPEGAEARVSGINLLSRILQVSLPEEETVIEYELDELRPFNDFLKQPAKS
- the rsmI gene encoding 16S rRNA (cytidine(1402)-2'-O)-methyltransferase, with translation MIKSQKSFSGVRAGALYLVPTPIGNLEDMTFRAINMLKEADIIAAEDTRNTVKLLNHFEIMTRMTSYHQFTKENKEENIIERMLSGEVVALVSDAGMPSISDPGYELVQSALNADIPVIPLPGANAALTALIASGLAPQPFYFYGFLPRQNKERTQAIEKLAAREETWILYESPHRLKETLKAISKITGNDRKIVLCRELTKRFEEFLRGTVEEALNWATDEEVRGEFCIIIEGNDNPPLVEETLWWQELDIKTHVSMVMEQENGSSKDAIKTVMKARNLPKREVYAAYHEIK
- a CDS encoding GIY-YIG nuclease family protein, producing MAKASEHFFYVLKCSDNSYYGGYTTDVARREAEHNAGIRCKYTKTRRPVKVIHFEKFATRSEATKAEAAFKKLSRKNKDAYLEREEENE